The Streptomyces rimosus genomic interval TTCGTCTCCGGCCAGGCGGCCCCGGACGAGCGGATCGGCCGGGAGCCCGCCACGGCGCTGTCCGACGACGCCATCCTGCACGAGGTCGAGACGCACGGCGGCACACAGATGAGCGTCTTCGACGACCCGGAGATCCGGGAGATGGTGCTGCCGATCCTGCGCAACGACTACCTGCTGATCGACTCCTACAGCCCGCGCGCGACGCCCCCGGTCGACGCCTCGGTCATCGCGCTCGCCGGCGACCGGGACACCAGCGTCAGCGTGGCGCGGGTGCGGCGATGGGAGGGTGTGGCCGGCAAGGAGTTCCACCTGCACACCTTCCCCGGCGGGCACTTCTTCCTGGCCGAGCAGCGCGCTCAGGTCATCACCGTGCTGCACCAGTACCTGCGCACCGGGGCCTGAGAACAGCCGTACGGCACAGCCGTACGGCTGAGCCCTACAGCACAACCGGCAGCGAAATGCCGGCGCATTGCGCGAGAACTTAATGACGCACTCCGGGCGGCACCGCACCGAGCGAAATGCGGCGCCGCCCGGAGTGCTGCCGTTTCCCGTAATCCGCCGCCGCGCACCGCCCTTTCGGGCACCTGGAGTGCAGGTTTCCACCGAGCCTTAAAAGCTTGTCCTGATCTCGCGGTCTGCTGAAGGATTCCGACGGTGCCGGCGACCGAATCCATCGCCGGGGTACACGACTTCACACGGGAGGGCCTCAGTGCTCACAAACGTCGTCATCGTCGGTGGAGGCACCTCCGGCTGGATGAGCGCATCGTATTTGAAGGCCGCGTTCGGCGACCGCCTTTCGGTCACGGTGCTGGAATCCAAGCGGATCAAGACGATCGGGGTCGGCGAGGCCACCTTCAGCACGGTGCGCCATTTCTTCGACTACCTGGGGCTGCCCGAGCACGTGTGGATGCCGAAGTGCAACGCCACGTACAAGCTCGGTATCCGCTTCGAGAACTGGCACCGCAAGGGCAGCTACTTCTACCACCCCTTCGAGCGGCTGCGGGTCGTCGACGGGTTCCCGCTCACCGACTGGTGGCTGCACCGCAAGCCGGGCAACAGCGAGCGGTTCGACCAGGACGTGTTCCTGATGTCGGCGATCTGCGACGCCGAGCGCTCCCCCCGCTACATGGACGGCACCCTCTTCGAGCAGGACTTCAAGGAGCAGACTGACCCGAAGGACCGGAAGCCGGAGCGCAGCACCCTCACCGAGCAGGACACCCAGTTCCCGTACGCCTACCAGTTCGACGCCAGCCTGCTGGCCGACTACCTCTGCGCGTACTCCACCGAACGCGGGGTGCGGCACATCGAGGACGACGTCGTGGAGGTCGCCAGGGACGACCGCGGCTGGATCGGCCACCTGCGGACCCGTGAGCACGGGGAGGTCACCGCGGACCTCTTCATCGACTGCACCGGCTTCAAGGGCCTGCTGCTGAACGAGGCGCTGGAGGAGCCCGTCATCTCCTTCCAGGACACGCTGCCCAACGACCGGGCGGTGGCCCTGCGGGTGCCGGTCGACATGGAGAAGCGCGGGCTGCGCCCGTGCACCACGGCCACCGCGCAGGACGCCGGGTGGATCTGGACCATTCCGCTCTTCGGGCGCATCGGCACCGGTTATGTGTACGCGAGCGACTACACCACACCGGAAGAGGCCGAGCGCACCCTGCGCGAGTTCGTCGGCCCGGACGCCAAGGACGTGGAGGCCAACCACATCCGCATGCGCATCGGCCGCAGCCGGAACGCCTGGGTCAACAACTGCGTGGCCGTCGGGCTCTCCAGCGGATTCGTGGAGCCGCTGGAGTCGACCGGCATCTTCTTCATCCAGCAGGGCATCGAACAGCTCGTCAAGCATTTCCCGGGCGCGGACTGGAACCCGCAGCTCCGCGATTCCTACAACCGCGCCATCGGGAACACGATCGACGGTGTACGGGAATTCCTGGTGATGCACTACCGGGGGGCCGGCCGCAACGACAACCAGTACTGGAAGGACGCCAAGACGCGCGCCCTGCCGGACGGACTCGCCGAGCGCCTGGACATGTGGCGCTCCAAGCTCCCCACCACCGAAACCATCTTCCCGAATTACCACGGCTTCGAGCCGTATTCGTACCACTCGATGCTGCTCGGTCTCGGCGGTGTCGACCTCAAGGCCCCGCCCGCGCTGGCCCTGATGGACGACTCGGCGGCGCAGGCGGAGTTCAAGCTGCTGCGCGCCCAGTCGCAGGAGCTCGCCAAGCGCCTGCCGAGCCAGTACGAGTACCTGGCCCAGATGCATTGACCACGAGCCGAACCGTCGCGTCCTGGAAGGAGGAGCCGTGGAGGCGCTGACGTACGTCCCCGCCGTGGTGCTGGTGGCGTCCGTGGCCCCG includes:
- a CDS encoding thioesterase II family protein; amino-acid sequence: MTTPHPWLVTPARRPAAGTRLVCLPHAGGSASFYRRWAQHLDCDVELQIVQYPGREERVDEPFLTDPEALVEAVAGAVLETARPDVETVLFGHSMGALIGYETVRTLAARGLRVGRLFVSGQAAPDERIGREPATALSDDAILHEVETHGGTQMSVFDDPEIREMVLPILRNDYLLIDSYSPRATPPVDASVIALAGDRDTSVSVARVRRWEGVAGKEFHLHTFPGGHFFLAEQRAQVITVLHQYLRTGA
- a CDS encoding tryptophan halogenase family protein encodes the protein MLTNVVIVGGGTSGWMSASYLKAAFGDRLSVTVLESKRIKTIGVGEATFSTVRHFFDYLGLPEHVWMPKCNATYKLGIRFENWHRKGSYFYHPFERLRVVDGFPLTDWWLHRKPGNSERFDQDVFLMSAICDAERSPRYMDGTLFEQDFKEQTDPKDRKPERSTLTEQDTQFPYAYQFDASLLADYLCAYSTERGVRHIEDDVVEVARDDRGWIGHLRTREHGEVTADLFIDCTGFKGLLLNEALEEPVISFQDTLPNDRAVALRVPVDMEKRGLRPCTTATAQDAGWIWTIPLFGRIGTGYVYASDYTTPEEAERTLREFVGPDAKDVEANHIRMRIGRSRNAWVNNCVAVGLSSGFVEPLESTGIFFIQQGIEQLVKHFPGADWNPQLRDSYNRAIGNTIDGVREFLVMHYRGAGRNDNQYWKDAKTRALPDGLAERLDMWRSKLPTTETIFPNYHGFEPYSYHSMLLGLGGVDLKAPPALALMDDSAAQAEFKLLRAQSQELAKRLPSQYEYLAQMH